Proteins encoded together in one Deinococcus irradiatisoli window:
- a CDS encoding copper resistance CopC family protein, translating into MNKLLFLVLLGTLSLAQAHTQVTSITPDAKTAVAAPKAVLLTFSEPIALRFSTFRVMAVPTGKTLEDSAKLALSLKADAPELATRPFTAGNMAARLRLPLKPGLKSGTYVIAWKILSDDGHPVSGQSVFTVK; encoded by the coding sequence ATGAACAAGCTGCTTTTCTTGGTCCTGCTGGGCACCCTGAGCCTGGCCCAGGCCCATACCCAGGTCACCTCCATCACGCCGGATGCCAAGACCGCCGTTGCTGCCCCCAAGGCCGTACTGCTCACCTTCAGCGAGCCGATCGCGCTGCGCTTCAGCACCTTCCGGGTCATGGCCGTCCCTACGGGGAAGACGCTCGAGGACAGCGCCAAGCTGGCGCTGAGCCTGAAGGCCGACGCCCCTGAGCTGGCCACCCGGCCGTTCACAGCCGGGAACATGGCGGCGCGGCTCCGCCTCCCCCTCAAGCCGGGGCTGAAGTCCGGCACCTACGTGATCGCCTGGAAGATCCTCTCCGACGACGGCCATCCCGTCAGCGGCCAGAGTGTCTTCACCGTCAAGTAA
- a CDS encoding copper resistance D family protein — protein MMAALASFLVFVGLAGLLGGLAAQRRLAGLTVPGGWPRWWAASALLILVGTALQVGTTLVVLGFTAPADVLDYLTTTGPGRAALITLLGTALLLAAGVGGWPAWLSVGLAGLSAAITLWGLAGQGHGAEHGTLTRLAHATHAGLMALWVGGVAALWSGRPSDWPGNARAFTPLAVVCVVGLVLSGLVMSLEHAGPLAEWVDQPYDQLLLVKLGVFVVTLLAAQEVREHLTQSSRPRLALMLELILLLVVLGLTAVLVNSAPPSHNSEEMQQMHM, from the coding sequence ATGATGGCAGCCCTGGCCAGTTTCCTGGTCTTCGTCGGTCTCGCTGGCCTGCTGGGCGGGCTCGCGGCGCAGCGCCGCCTTGCCGGGCTGACGGTGCCGGGAGGCTGGCCCAGGTGGTGGGCGGCCAGCGCCCTGCTGATCCTGGTGGGAACGGCGCTCCAGGTCGGCACCACGCTGGTCGTGCTGGGCTTCACCGCGCCGGCCGACGTGCTGGACTATCTGACCACCACGGGGCCGGGGCGGGCCGCACTGATCACCCTGCTCGGCACCGCGCTCCTGCTGGCGGCCGGAGTGGGCGGCTGGCCCGCCTGGCTGTCGGTAGGGCTGGCTGGACTGAGCGCGGCCATCACGCTGTGGGGCCTCGCCGGTCAGGGCCACGGGGCCGAACACGGCACCCTGACCCGGTTGGCCCATGCCACCCACGCCGGGCTGATGGCGCTGTGGGTGGGGGGTGTCGCAGCCCTCTGGAGCGGGCGACCCAGCGACTGGCCAGGGAACGCGCGGGCCTTTACCCCGCTGGCGGTCGTCTGCGTGGTCGGCCTGGTCCTGAGTGGGCTGGTCATGAGCCTGGAGCACGCCGGACCCCTTGCCGAGTGGGTCGATCAGCCGTATGACCAGCTGCTGTTGGTCAAGCTGGGGGTGTTCGTGGTCACCTTGCTGGCCGCCCAGGAGGTCCGTGAGCACCTCACCCAGTCATCCAGACCCCGTCTCGCCCTGATGCTGGAACTGATCCTGCTGCTGGTCGTGCTGGGGCTCACGGCTGTTCTGGTCAACAGTGCGCCCCCCAGCCACAACAGTGAAGAGATGCAACAGATGCACATGTAA
- a CDS encoding GAF domain-containing protein: protein MLTHQHVPFPDVQLLSQALAASVNSVVLVDVRQPDQPIVYANPAFERLSGYPASEILGHNCRFLQGPERDQPARFALQQAVEHGQSTTTILRNYRRDGSLFYNELTISPIHDAAGTVTHFVGFQNDVTERQQAAELMIHSQTLVQALAAVRTQESVFDLILRDGLEALGGIGGAVLLMHEGALRVAARHGPVEASVWQDGDLEGHRPSPDALRTNTPLFFSHHGELTAAYPELEACTGGVAPVASAVLPMVEDGRPLGTIVLDFREPHDFTPDEVHFLLTLAAQCALALDRAQLAENLEQQVENRTAELEAFVRFTELADGEMDMLALAQRAVEVLGVLFPGCSNGYYVLEDGRWKVKIYTEDLEAEPALLASLKAGLPLSTPIFAQPVQTGEPAFVDAWDAEKEQVAESESYQAVALYPLGVDGTVRAMFALGLKDTPHWTDHHKAVFRSVGRSLVLALERTQAARRLEEQNAELHAQTLVLEGVAELTRDLTLPGGPHQLIGQVMDLVLSLLPSGYASFWEVRDGLWRLITQRGDVGRPGWQAARERGFPVGHFPTLDRPWQTRQPYFQGHYDPVHDAVPDLMDHLLSIASLPVMVQGEMLGVFGVGLFGHRPWNVADQALLITAVQSLGLALERAEQARQLTDQRDMLKASNEELEAFTYSVSHDLRTPVRHIISFGNLLRRTMTAPLDEKTERYFKVIEEAALHLNRLIDGMLELSRASRQPLRLETVDLDRVVEAVRQEVMVGAQHQVTWQVSLLPQVTGDATLIRQVVTALLENAVKYSRTREEALIEVWAEERGQTWALFVRDNGVGFDPRYKDKLFSMFQRLHRQEEFEGAGVSLANARRIVARHGGLMTGEGQLNGGATFGFILPKSVP from the coding sequence ATGTTGACTCACCAACACGTTCCCTTTCCTGACGTCCAGCTCCTCAGTCAGGCCCTCGCAGCGAGCGTCAACAGTGTCGTCCTCGTTGATGTCCGGCAACCCGACCAGCCGATCGTCTATGCCAACCCGGCCTTCGAACGCCTCAGCGGCTACCCGGCGTCCGAGATCCTTGGCCACAACTGCCGCTTTCTCCAGGGCCCCGAACGAGACCAGCCGGCCCGGTTCGCCCTGCAGCAGGCCGTCGAGCACGGTCAGAGCACCACGACCATCCTGCGCAACTACCGCCGGGACGGCTCGCTGTTTTACAACGAGTTGACCATCAGCCCCATCCACGACGCAGCAGGAACGGTCACGCACTTCGTGGGCTTCCAGAACGACGTCACGGAGCGACAGCAGGCCGCTGAGTTGATGATCCACTCACAGACACTCGTCCAGGCGCTGGCCGCCGTCCGTACGCAGGAGAGCGTCTTCGACCTCATCCTGCGAGACGGCCTCGAAGCCCTGGGCGGCATCGGCGGCGCCGTCCTGCTGATGCATGAGGGTGCCCTGCGCGTCGCGGCCCGGCACGGCCCCGTGGAAGCCAGCGTGTGGCAGGACGGCGATCTGGAAGGCCATCGACCCAGTCCCGATGCCCTGAGAACCAACACGCCGCTCTTCTTCAGCCACCACGGCGAGCTGACGGCCGCCTACCCAGAGCTCGAAGCCTGCACCGGTGGCGTCGCCCCGGTAGCCAGCGCGGTGCTGCCGATGGTGGAGGATGGACGGCCGCTCGGGACCATCGTGCTGGACTTCCGGGAACCGCATGACTTTACGCCGGACGAGGTGCACTTCCTGCTGACCCTGGCCGCCCAGTGTGCCCTGGCGCTTGACCGGGCGCAGCTCGCCGAGAACCTGGAACAGCAGGTTGAAAACCGCACCGCCGAGCTCGAGGCCTTCGTACGCTTTACCGAGCTGGCCGACGGTGAAATGGACATGCTGGCGCTGGCCCAGCGGGCGGTCGAGGTCCTCGGCGTCCTTTTCCCCGGCTGCTCCAACGGCTACTACGTTCTGGAGGACGGGCGCTGGAAGGTCAAGATCTACACCGAGGACCTCGAGGCCGAGCCGGCCCTGCTCGCCTCCCTCAAGGCCGGGCTGCCGCTGAGTACGCCGATCTTCGCTCAGCCGGTGCAGACCGGCGAGCCAGCCTTCGTCGACGCTTGGGACGCTGAGAAGGAGCAGGTCGCCGAGAGTGAGAGCTATCAGGCGGTCGCCCTCTACCCCCTGGGCGTGGACGGGACGGTCCGGGCGATGTTCGCGCTGGGCCTTAAGGACACGCCGCACTGGACGGACCATCACAAGGCGGTGTTCCGCTCGGTGGGCCGCAGCCTGGTGTTGGCCCTCGAACGCACTCAGGCCGCCCGGCGCCTCGAGGAGCAGAACGCCGAGCTGCATGCCCAGACCCTGGTGCTCGAAGGGGTCGCCGAGCTGACCCGCGACCTGACCTTGCCCGGCGGACCACACCAGCTGATCGGACAGGTGATGGACCTGGTGCTCTCGCTGCTGCCTTCCGGCTACGCCTCGTTCTGGGAGGTCCGGGATGGGCTGTGGCGGCTGATCACCCAACGGGGCGACGTTGGTCGGCCCGGCTGGCAGGCGGCCCGGGAGCGCGGCTTTCCGGTCGGCCACTTTCCCACCCTCGACCGACCCTGGCAGACCCGGCAGCCGTACTTCCAGGGGCACTACGATCCGGTTCACGACGCCGTGCCCGACCTGATGGACCACCTGCTCTCGATTGCCTCGCTGCCGGTGATGGTTCAAGGCGAAATGCTGGGCGTCTTCGGCGTGGGATTGTTTGGGCACCGGCCCTGGAACGTGGCCGATCAGGCGCTGCTGATCACCGCCGTGCAGAGTCTGGGACTGGCGCTGGAGCGCGCCGAGCAGGCCCGGCAGCTCACGGACCAGCGCGACATGCTGAAGGCGTCCAACGAGGAACTCGAGGCCTTTACCTACTCGGTCTCGCACGACCTCAGAACCCCGGTGCGGCACATCATCAGCTTTGGCAACCTGCTGCGCCGGACGATGACGGCCCCTTTGGACGAGAAGACCGAGCGCTACTTCAAAGTGATCGAAGAAGCGGCCCTCCACCTCAACCGGTTGATCGACGGCATGCTCGAACTCTCACGCGCTTCCCGGCAGCCCCTGCGTCTGGAGACTGTCGATCTGGACCGGGTGGTCGAGGCCGTTCGCCAGGAGGTGATGGTGGGGGCTCAGCACCAGGTGACCTGGCAGGTTTCGCTCTTGCCGCAGGTCACCGGTGACGCCACCTTGATACGGCAGGTCGTCACGGCGCTGCTGGAGAACGCCGTGAAGTACAGCCGGACCCGAGAGGAAGCCTTGATTGAAGTGTGGGCCGAGGAGCGTGGACAAACCTGGGCGCTGTTCGTGCGTGACAACGGGGTGGGCTTCGATCCACGGTATAAGGACAAGCTGTTCTCGATGTTCCAGCGCCTGCACCGCCAGGAGGAGTTCGAGGGTGCCGGTGTCAGTCTGGCCAATGCCCGGCGTATCGTGGCCCGCCACGGCGGGTTGATGACTGGCGAAGGCCAGCTGAATGGAGGCGCCACCTTTGGCTTCATCCTGCCCAAGAGCGTCCCCTGA
- a CDS encoding response regulator: MPDPIRLLVVEDHAFTRDGLIATLHLEPDLRVVAEARSGEEALERLEQVPVDVAILDIGLPGMDGIQTAAEIARRWPEVRIVMLTAHNLRPEVFASLASGADAYCLKSAQPELLLLGVRAAASGSAYLDPQIAHHVLSGVRAPDETVALTPREMDVLRLVADGQGNREIAAALGVSVSTVKLHIQDILRKMQVADRTQAAVKALRSGLL; this comes from the coding sequence GTGCCTGACCCCATCCGCCTGCTCGTCGTTGAGGACCACGCCTTTACCCGCGACGGCCTGATCGCCACCCTCCACCTCGAGCCCGACCTGCGGGTCGTGGCCGAGGCCCGCAGTGGAGAAGAGGCGCTGGAGCGGCTCGAACAGGTGCCCGTGGACGTCGCCATCCTCGACATCGGCCTGCCCGGCATGGACGGCATCCAGACCGCCGCCGAGATCGCCCGCCGCTGGCCAGAGGTGCGGATCGTGATGCTCACCGCCCACAACCTGCGCCCAGAGGTCTTCGCCTCGCTCGCTTCCGGCGCGGACGCGTACTGTCTCAAAAGCGCCCAACCTGAACTCCTGCTCCTCGGGGTGCGGGCCGCCGCTTCGGGCAGCGCCTATCTCGACCCCCAGATCGCCCACCACGTCCTGAGTGGGGTCCGCGCCCCCGATGAGACTGTGGCGCTGACGCCGCGTGAGATGGACGTGCTGCGCCTGGTCGCCGACGGTCAGGGCAACCGGGAGATTGCAGCGGCCCTCGGCGTCAGCGTCAGTACCGTGAAACTCCACATCCAGGACATCCTCCGCAAGATGCAGGTGGCCGACCGAACACAGGCGGCCGTCAAGGCACTGCGCAGCGGGTTGTTGTAA
- a CDS encoding sensor histidine kinase: MLGNRAVSVLAVLLVGFLTLRARVASERAARLAQEEKQLARERALRQLAENMGGPLGQAEFVERAALALRHLSGASHVEIAAVDRAIFRVPHAVSATGVQERPALAGTRVPLEFLAQPAGAGNVWAVGERVLGRLHRPAEGDLLVIFTAPAAPLALLEDAVRALQPLLERTALLDDLRAGRALLAQRGEVLRDLVYAFSHDLRTPLLANAMNMRAALKGAFGPLPEKYRATLHNGLSANETLLGLADQLLLLAKYEGGEEGGEELDDVNLRDVALRVLADVREQASARRVTLETELEGVHLAGRRHDLRRAVQNLVDNAVKFSPPGGTVCVTLDQGGDQARLTVQDEGAGVSPSREATLFQRFRGSGAGSGTGLGLYLTRRIAEAHGGTVRYVRTAGARTRFTLSLPLGGPRA; this comes from the coding sequence GTGCTCGGCAACCGCGCGGTGAGCGTCCTCGCCGTGCTGCTCGTCGGATTCCTGACCCTGCGGGCACGGGTGGCTTCTGAGCGGGCCGCGCGGCTGGCCCAGGAAGAAAAGCAACTGGCCCGCGAGCGTGCCCTGCGCCAGCTCGCCGAGAACATGGGCGGCCCCCTCGGGCAGGCCGAGTTCGTGGAACGTGCTGCGTTGGCCCTGCGCCACCTCAGCGGCGCGTCCCACGTCGAGATCGCCGCGGTGGACCGCGCCATCTTCCGTGTTCCCCACGCCGTCTCGGCGACCGGCGTCCAAGAACGTCCCGCCCTTGCGGGCACCCGTGTTCCACTGGAGTTCCTCGCCCAGCCTGCTGGCGCCGGGAACGTGTGGGCGGTGGGCGAGCGGGTCCTCGGACGGCTTCACCGCCCCGCCGAGGGCGACCTCCTGGTGATCTTCACCGCCCCCGCCGCGCCGCTTGCCCTGCTGGAAGACGCCGTGCGGGCCCTCCAGCCGCTCTTGGAACGCACGGCCCTCCTCGATGACCTGCGTGCGGGCCGTGCCCTGCTTGCCCAGCGCGGCGAAGTGTTGCGGGACCTGGTGTACGCTTTTTCCCACGACCTGCGCACGCCCCTGCTGGCCAACGCGATGAACATGCGCGCGGCCTTGAAGGGCGCCTTCGGCCCCCTTCCCGAGAAGTACCGTGCCACCCTTCACAACGGCCTGAGCGCCAACGAGACCTTGCTCGGGCTCGCCGATCAGCTCCTGCTCCTGGCCAAGTACGAGGGCGGCGAGGAAGGGGGCGAGGAGCTGGACGACGTGAACCTGCGCGACGTGGCGCTGCGCGTGCTCGCCGACGTGCGTGAGCAGGCCTCTGCCCGGAGGGTGACATTGGAAACCGAACTGGAGGGCGTCCACCTGGCGGGCCGCCGCCATGACCTGCGCCGGGCCGTGCAGAACCTGGTGGACAACGCGGTGAAGTTCAGCCCACCCGGTGGCACGGTCTGCGTGACCCTGGACCAGGGTGGTGACCAGGCCCGCCTCACCGTACAGGACGAGGGCGCGGGCGTGTCCCCGTCGCGCGAGGCGACCCTCTTCCAGCGCTTCCGGGGCAGCGGCGCCGGCAGCGGCACCGGTCTGGGGCTCTACCTCACCCGCCGGATCGCTGAGGCCCACGGCGGCACGGTCCGCTACGTCCGCACGGCTGGGGCACGGACCCGCTTTACCCTCAGTCTTCCCCTGGGTGGCCCCCGTGCCTGA
- a CDS encoding amino acid transporter — protein MCLTGVDYFSTLGYQPGIAAVAAGALAPLATLVLVALTLLGALPVYRRVAGDSPHGEGSMRMLERLLPGWPSKLLVLVLLGFAATDFIITITLSAADAAAHLIENPFLKTHIGGWQIPVTLALVLLLGGVFLKGFREAIGLAVVLVVTYLLLNGVVIGRGLLEVVHHPEVLSGWWTQLGRQTGGWGGVALASLLVFPKLALGLSGFETGVSVMPQVRGAADDDPIKPAGRVRNTQKLLAAAALIMSVLLLTSTLVVTLLVPNAAMQDGGPASGRALAYLAHAQFGEVFGTLYDLSTILILWFAGASAMTGLLNIVPRFLPRYGMVPGWAQSIRPLTLVFTGIGLLITVLFKANVDAQGGAYATGVLVLMSSAAFAVTLAAWRQRDRLAVPLGFITLVFLYTTVLNVVERPDGLKIATFFILSILAVSLISRVVRSTELRVTGVELDLAAREFVRSTARSGALRVIAHRPDLLTAREYREKAREARLKTHLPDGADVLFLEVSVANASDFDGTLEVQGKTVGSHHVLRVNAPAVPNAIAALLLHLRDSIGIVPDVYFGWDEQGPLENAASFFLFGEGDIAPLTREVLRRAEPDGKQRPLVHVGG, from the coding sequence ATGTGCCTGACCGGCGTGGACTACTTCTCGACCTTGGGCTACCAGCCAGGCATCGCGGCGGTGGCGGCCGGGGCCCTCGCGCCGCTGGCGACGCTGGTGCTCGTGGCGCTGACGCTGCTGGGCGCACTGCCGGTGTACCGCCGGGTGGCCGGCGACAGTCCACACGGAGAAGGCAGCATGCGAATGCTCGAACGCCTGTTGCCCGGCTGGCCCAGCAAGTTGCTCGTCCTCGTACTGCTGGGCTTCGCGGCCACCGACTTCATCATCACGATCACCCTGTCGGCGGCGGATGCGGCCGCGCACCTGATCGAGAACCCCTTCCTCAAGACGCACATCGGCGGGTGGCAGATCCCGGTGACGCTGGCACTGGTGTTGCTGCTGGGAGGCGTGTTTCTCAAAGGCTTTCGGGAGGCCATCGGGCTGGCGGTCGTGCTCGTGGTCACGTATCTGCTGCTCAACGGCGTGGTGATCGGTCGGGGGCTGCTGGAGGTCGTTCACCACCCTGAAGTGCTGTCGGGGTGGTGGACGCAGCTGGGAAGACAGACGGGGGGCTGGGGCGGGGTGGCGCTGGCGTCGCTGCTCGTGTTTCCCAAGCTGGCGCTGGGCCTCAGCGGCTTCGAGACCGGCGTGAGCGTGATGCCGCAGGTGCGCGGTGCGGCGGACGACGATCCCATCAAGCCTGCCGGGCGCGTTCGCAACACGCAAAAACTTCTGGCGGCGGCGGCCCTCATCATGAGCGTGCTGCTCTTGACCTCCACCCTGGTGGTGACGCTGCTGGTGCCCAACGCAGCCATGCAAGACGGCGGCCCGGCGAGTGGGCGGGCCCTGGCGTACCTCGCGCACGCGCAGTTCGGCGAGGTCTTCGGCACGCTCTATGACCTCTCGACCATCCTGATCCTGTGGTTCGCGGGAGCGTCGGCCATGACCGGCCTCTTGAACATCGTGCCGCGCTTTCTGCCCCGATACGGCATGGTCCCCGGCTGGGCGCAGTCCATCCGGCCGCTCACGCTGGTGTTCACGGGCATCGGGCTACTGATCACGGTGCTGTTCAAGGCGAACGTGGACGCGCAGGGCGGGGCCTACGCGACCGGGGTCCTCGTGCTGATGAGCAGCGCGGCCTTTGCCGTGACACTCGCGGCCTGGCGACAGCGGGACCGGCTGGCGGTGCCGTTGGGCTTCATCACCCTGGTCTTCCTCTACACCACCGTGCTCAACGTCGTAGAGCGGCCGGACGGCCTGAAGATCGCCACCTTCTTCATCCTGAGCATCCTGGCCGTCAGCCTGATCTCGCGCGTGGTCCGCAGCACCGAGCTTCGGGTGACGGGGGTGGAACTGGACCTCGCCGCCCGCGAGTTCGTGCGCTCCACAGCCCGCTCAGGGGCGCTGCGCGTCATCGCCCACCGCCCGGACCTCCTGACCGCCCGCGAGTACCGAGAGAAGGCGCGCGAGGCACGGCTCAAGACCCACCTGCCCGACGGCGCGGACGTGCTGTTTCTAGAAGTATCGGTGGCGAACGCCTCGGACTTTGATGGGACGCTGGAGGTGCAGGGGAAGACCGTGGGCAGCCACCATGTCTTACGTGTCAACGCGCCCGCCGTGCCCAACGCCATCGCCGCGCTACTTCTACACCTGCGCGACAGCATCGGCATCGTGCCGGATGTGTACTTCGGCTGGGACGAGCAGGGGCCACTGGAAAACGCCGCGAGCTTCTTCCTCTTTGGCGAGGGCGACATCGCGCCGCTGACCCGCGAGGTGCTGCGCCGAGCCGAGCCGGACGGCAAGCAGCGTCCCCTGGTGCATGTGGGAGGGTAG